A window of Paremcibacter congregatus contains these coding sequences:
- the aroA gene encoding 3-phosphoshikimate 1-carboxyvinyltransferase: MTQLSSHKANALTGRLRVPGDKSISHRSLIMGTLALGESRISGLLEGEDVLDTAKAMRALGADIRRDEAGDWRVIGVGVGGLCQPDTALDMGNSGTGARLVMGLVATTPHSVTFTGDASLSSRPMKRVTDPLTKFGASFHGAKDMTLPLTVSGIEDPLPIEYEVPVASAQVKSAILLAALNTPGKTTVIEKTPTRDHTERMFEHFGVEIAITPHGKNTAITVTGQPELTARDMVVPTDPSSAAFPTIAALITPGSDILIENVGMNPSRTGIYTTLQEMGGDVSFVNERLECGESVADIRVRYSPLNGVTVPQDRAPSMIDEYPILCIAASFATGETVMRGLEELRVKESDRISVMVAGLQAAGVQVVEHDDGMTITGQTSIPGGALVKTHLDHRIAMSFLTLGMASDQPVTVDDGRVIETSFPGFRDLMNGLGAHITDQIKDPA; this comes from the coding sequence ATGACACAGCTCTCCTCACATAAAGCCAATGCCCTCACCGGCCGCCTGCGGGTGCCCGGCGACAAATCCATTTCCCATCGTTCCCTGATCATGGGCACCCTCGCCCTTGGCGAAAGCCGCATTTCCGGCCTGCTGGAAGGTGAAGACGTGCTGGACACCGCCAAAGCCATGCGGGCGCTGGGCGCGGATATCAGACGGGACGAGGCCGGCGACTGGCGGGTGATCGGCGTCGGCGTCGGTGGCCTGTGTCAACCGGACACGGCGCTTGATATGGGCAACAGCGGCACCGGCGCACGGCTGGTGATGGGCCTGGTCGCCACCACCCCCCATAGTGTCACCTTCACCGGCGATGCGTCCCTGTCATCCCGCCCCATGAAACGGGTGACCGACCCTCTGACAAAATTCGGCGCAAGCTTCCACGGCGCAAAAGACATGACCCTGCCGCTGACCGTCAGCGGCATCGAAGACCCGCTGCCGATAGAATATGAAGTCCCTGTGGCCTCGGCCCAGGTAAAATCTGCGATTCTGCTCGCCGCCCTCAACACCCCTGGCAAAACCACCGTGATTGAAAAGACCCCGACCCGCGACCATACAGAGCGTATGTTTGAACATTTCGGTGTCGAAATAGCCATTACACCGCACGGCAAAAACACGGCGATCACCGTCACCGGTCAGCCAGAACTCACCGCCCGCGACATGGTGGTGCCGACCGATCCTTCCTCGGCCGCCTTCCCGACGATCGCCGCCCTGATCACCCCCGGCTCCGATATCCTGATCGAAAATGTCGGCATGAATCCGTCGCGCACCGGCATATACACCACCCTGCAGGAAATGGGCGGCGATGTCAGTTTCGTCAACGAACGTCTTGAGTGCGGCGAATCAGTAGCCGACATCCGGGTGCGCTACAGCCCGCTCAACGGCGTTACCGTACCCCAAGACCGCGCCCCCAGCATGATTGATGAATACCCCATCCTCTGCATCGCGGCGAGCTTTGCCACAGGCGAGACCGTCATGCGTGGCCTGGAAGAATTGCGCGTCAAGGAAAGCGACCGGATTTCCGTGATGGTGGCAGGGCTTCAGGCCGCCGGCGTTCAGGTTGTTGAGCATGACGACGGCATGACCATCACCGGCCAGACCAGCATCCCCGGCGGCGCGCTGGTCAAAACCCACCTTGATCACCGCATCGCTATGTCGTTCCTGACGCTCGGCATGGCCAGTGACCAGCCGGTCACCGTCGACGATGGCCGGGTGATTGAAACCAGTTTTCCCGGCTTCCGGGACCTGATGAATGGCCTCGGCGCCCATATCACAGACCAGATCAAGGATCCCGCATGA
- a CDS encoding FYDLN acid domain-containing protein, with translation MANPEWGTKRQCPKCGTRFYDLGNFEPIVCIDCDHKFKPEIILKSKMTPLEMVSDDQEDDKEDDDLDVLEDDDDVEIDADDNTVVLSDDDDTNVADVVVKPTPKSGDE, from the coding sequence TTGGCTAATCCGGAATGGGGTACCAAACGACAGTGCCCGAAATGTGGCACAAGATTTTACGATTTGGGTAATTTTGAGCCGATCGTCTGCATTGACTGTGACCATAAATTTAAACCGGAAATCATTCTGAAGAGTAAAATGACTCCGTTGGAAATGGTGTCAGATGATCAGGAAGATGACAAAGAAGACGATGATCTCGACGTGCTCGAGGATGATGATGATGTGGAAATCGACGCCGATGACAACACCGTTGTCCTGAGCGATGATGACGACACCAATGTCGCGGACGTGGTTGTAAAACCGACGCCGAAGAGCGGCGACGAATAA